One genomic region from Thermoleptolyngbya sichuanensis A183 encodes:
- a CDS encoding trypsin-like peptidase domain-containing protein has product MSYFLLRQVTSGLLAFGTLGSVLLADVIVPAPARLGTRGVAQAQDIEEVNVRVYRQASPAVVSIQTQTGTGSGSIISPDGLILTNAHVVSNARQVRVILADGRRLDGEVIAFAEGGLDLAAVRVRAQNLPTVPLATPGSVEVGQRAFAIGTPFGQFQGTFTTGIVSRLDTNRGLIQTDAAINPGNSGGPLLNSQGQMIGVNSAIFSPRGTSGNTGIGFAISMDRVQPFLVAVREGRAPRTAQQAPQLGGGPTARRITLNGAPVQGVLSSSSGVLSSDSSFFNAYTFQGQAGQEVTIEMTSREVNPYLILLRPDGSDLAQDNDSGGDRNARLTAVLPETGLYTILANTFEAGETGRYRLSAITSAGSGTATTPPSPNTRVLLRVEGSLGPNSLVWAEDNSLYQEYALDGQAGQTVTITMESIEFDTYLILLDANGRVVGQNDDESPSSTNSRLTVTLPRTGTYRIIANAYDRNGQGRYVLTVR; this is encoded by the coding sequence ATGAGCTATTTCTTGTTGCGCCAAGTCACCTCTGGTCTGCTCGCCTTCGGCACCTTGGGTAGCGTCTTGCTGGCTGATGTAATCGTTCCTGCTCCTGCTAGATTGGGAACTCGCGGGGTTGCCCAGGCGCAAGACATCGAAGAAGTCAACGTCCGGGTCTATCGACAGGCTAGCCCTGCGGTCGTCTCCATCCAGACGCAAACTGGCACAGGCAGCGGCAGCATCATTAGCCCAGACGGATTGATTCTCACAAATGCCCATGTGGTGAGCAATGCTCGGCAGGTGCGCGTGATTTTGGCAGACGGGCGGCGGCTCGATGGCGAAGTTATTGCGTTTGCAGAGGGCGGGCTGGATTTGGCGGCGGTGCGCGTGCGGGCGCAAAATTTGCCGACGGTTCCCCTGGCCACTCCTGGCTCTGTAGAAGTCGGGCAGCGGGCCTTTGCGATTGGCACCCCCTTCGGGCAGTTTCAGGGCACCTTTACAACGGGCATCGTCAGCCGTTTGGATACCAATCGGGGACTAATTCAGACGGATGCCGCGATTAATCCTGGCAACTCTGGTGGGCCCTTGCTCAACAGCCAGGGGCAAATGATTGGAGTCAACTCGGCAATTTTTTCGCCACGAGGCACATCGGGCAATACGGGCATTGGATTCGCAATCTCGATGGATCGGGTGCAGCCGTTTTTGGTGGCCGTGCGGGAAGGCCGGGCCCCCCGCACCGCGCAGCAGGCTCCCCAACTGGGCGGCGGCCCAACTGCCCGACGGATTACGCTGAATGGCGCTCCGGTTCAGGGGGTATTGTCATCGAGCAGCGGTGTGTTGTCTTCCGACAGCAGCTTCTTCAACGCCTACACGTTTCAAGGACAGGCGGGGCAGGAAGTGACGATTGAAATGACGAGCCGCGAGGTGAATCCGTATTTGATTTTGCTGCGCCCTGATGGCAGCGACCTGGCTCAAGATAATGACAGCGGGGGCGATCGCAACGCCCGGTTAACCGCTGTCCTGCCGGAAACGGGGCTATACACCATCCTGGCGAACACCTTTGAAGCCGGGGAAACGGGTCGCTATCGCCTCAGTGCGATTACCAGCGCTGGCTCAGGCACAGCCACCACGCCCCCCAGTCCCAATACCCGTGTCCTGCTCCGGGTTGAGGGTTCCCTGGGCCCCAACTCGCTGGTTTGGGCAGAAGACAATAGCCTGTATCAGGAGTATGCGCTGGATGGACAGGCCGGACAAACCGTGACTATCACGATGGAGAGCATTGAGTTTGACACGTACCTGATCCTGCTAGATGCCAACGGCCGAGTCGTCGGGCAAAACGATGACGAATCTCCCAGCAGCACAAACTCTCGCCTGACGGTAACGCTGCCGCGCACAGGCACCTATCGCATCATTGCCAATGCTTACGA